In Dehalococcoidales bacterium, the following proteins share a genomic window:
- a CDS encoding patatin-like phospholipase family protein, with amino-acid sequence MRSSFSDRKVGLALSSGAARGLAHIGVLEILEKEEIPINMIAGTSMGAIIGAMYAQGKNAAEMKEAVLDLGWMEMAGMVALTSPKAGLLSGRKIKARLKEIIGELDFADLRIPFACVATDILSGEEVVIKHGPVLEAVIASMSLPVIFRAAKWHGSYLVDGGIVNPVPVSVLKGMGADFIIASNVVVKPVDRVKKTQPAADMQKHSGKVKEPNIINIMMQFVNITSYQALKHGIAGADVVIKPGVADIGFSDFKSARECIFQGELAAKAFMPEIKQLLSD; translated from the coding sequence TTGCGAAGCTCATTTTCTGACAGGAAAGTCGGTCTGGCGCTTAGCAGCGGCGCTGCCCGCGGCTTGGCTCATATCGGCGTGCTGGAAATCCTGGAGAAAGAAGAAATCCCCATAAACATGATTGCCGGCACGAGCATGGGCGCCATTATCGGCGCCATGTACGCTCAGGGTAAGAATGCCGCCGAGATGAAGGAAGCAGTCCTGGACCTAGGATGGATGGAAATGGCCGGGATGGTTGCTCTCACATCACCTAAGGCCGGACTTCTCAGCGGGCGGAAAATAAAGGCCCGCTTAAAGGAAATAATCGGTGAGTTGGACTTTGCCGACCTGCGGATACCCTTTGCCTGCGTAGCCACGGATATCCTCTCCGGTGAAGAGGTGGTAATCAAGCATGGCCCGGTACTGGAAGCAGTCATCGCCAGCATGTCCCTGCCGGTTATTTTCAGAGCAGCCAAATGGCACGGCAGCTATCTGGTAGACGGCGGTATTGTAAACCCTGTGCCGGTTAGCGTGCTCAAGGGTATGGGCGCCGATTTCATTATAGCTTCAAATGTAGTTGTAAAGCCTGTCGATAGAGTCAAAAAGACTCAACCGGCAGCAGACATGCAGAAGCATAGCGGAAAGGTAAAAGAGCCTAATATCATCAATATCATGATGCAATTCGTTAATATTACTTCCTATCAGGCACTGAAACACGGTATCGCTGGAGCTGACGTAGTCATTAAACCCGGCGTAGCCGACATTGGCTTCAGTGATTTCAAGAGCGCCCGCGAGTGCATTTTCCAGGGGGAACTGGCCGCTAAGGCTTTTATGCCGGAGATAAAACAACTGCTGTCCGACTGA